The proteins below are encoded in one region of Synergistaceae bacterium:
- the coaE gene encoding dephospho-CoA kinase (Dephospho-CoA kinase (CoaE) performs the final step in coenzyme A biosynthesis.): MLVSAVTGDVGAGKSTLTACWRGMGASVIDADEIVRSIWRRPETVKRAVSLWGEGVVDEKGAVVHSIIADAAFSSPVEYRNLCDLVHPAVRIEMERAAASLEGWVVAEIPLLFEGGLPWWIDLSVYVAAPADRRAERNRARGWNADEITRRERFLLPTDEKKRLADYVVENSGSLDELLARGEELGALFKKASGIVRCSMVFDCRKDADDYCGRLTYKGLGAEPLLRDAEMPGRGRSVWILEFLTLESKFALLPPREGTHRPRVDSIRRMSWPDRLAVLGALSP; encoded by the coding sequence ATGCTGGTTTCGGCGGTAACAGGAGACGTTGGGGCTGGTAAGTCCACCCTGACCGCCTGCTGGAGGGGGATGGGGGCGTCGGTCATCGACGCGGACGAGATCGTCCGCTCTATCTGGCGCCGCCCCGAGACGGTCAAGAGGGCTGTCTCCCTGTGGGGGGAGGGCGTTGTCGACGAAAAGGGCGCCGTCGTCCACTCGATAATCGCCGACGCGGCTTTCTCCAGCCCGGTCGAGTATCGCAATCTGTGCGACTTGGTCCATCCCGCCGTCAGGATAGAGATGGAGAGGGCAGCGGCTTCTCTCGAGGGCTGGGTTGTGGCGGAGATCCCTCTGCTGTTCGAGGGAGGGCTGCCCTGGTGGATTGACCTCAGCGTATACGTCGCCGCGCCCGCCGACAGGCGGGCCGAGAGAAACAGGGCTCGAGGGTGGAACGCGGACGAGATCACCAGGCGAGAGCGGTTCCTGCTCCCCACCGACGAAAAGAAACGTCTGGCTGACTACGTTGTCGAGAACTCTGGGTCATTAGACGAACTCTTGGCACGGGGCGAGGAGCTCGGGGCGCTTTTTAAGAAGGCGAGCGGGATAGTTCGCTGTTCGATGGTCTTCGACTGCAGGAAGGACGCAGACGACTACTGCGGGCGATTGACGTACAAGGGGCTCGGCGCCGAGCCCCTGCTCCGCGACGCCGAGATGCCGGGGCGGGGAAGGAGCGTCTGGATCCTCGAGTTTCTCACTCTCGAGAGCAAGTTCGCCCTTCTGCCTCCCCGTGAGGGAACGCATCGGCCCCGCGTGGATAGTATCCGACGAATGAGCTGGCCCGACAGATTGGCCGTGCTGGGGGCCCTGTCGCCTTGA
- a CDS encoding UvrD-helicase domain-containing protein: MSADLPVRCETALDESRRELLQKLNPRQREAVSYCEGPLLVLAGAGSGKTRVLAHKIAYLIATERARPWDFLAVTFTNKAANEMKERVRALLGEGVGDMQVSTFHSFGLRFLFRNRSHLQTVGLRDGFAVFDRNDSRSLVRNVLDSLGLDKKQFEPPSVLERISIVKNENRAESPLLEGVYGDIFAAYGKELRRQNAVDFDDLLLLPLLMLTEDPDLRRKEQERLSWVLVDEYQDVNRLQYLLLRRLVGAGERIMVVGDPDQSIYGWRGADMGMILNFEKDFPSAKVVVLDQNYRSSGNILGGANYLIGGNSARRKKNLWTSRGMGEKIHVLLGRSEYDEADFLVREIRRLHDTEGYGFGDVAVLYRINAMSRVYEQKFLEGRLPYRVVRGTAFYERKEVKDVLSFMRAAVNPSDRVSLSRIANIPARGLGKKSLEKVLSFIESFEGENPEELWSAASSSKEISGRAGEGFRQLGGHMLEILRRAEDLNRVLLYILENIGYEAELQKADPEGWEERAENIRELRSIVPTGGSLAEMLAEAALFTDLESMDLADGAAVNLLTLHAAKGLEFPVVFLVGMEESVFPHSKCMDDRESMEEERRLCYVGMTRAEERLYLSGARSRRLFGATLRNGLSRFLWEVPDKFKVVEDRGEEECPYAGFGGNRRRWGW; this comes from the coding sequence ATGTCCGCTGATCTCCCCGTGAGGTGCGAGACAGCCTTGGATGAAAGCCGGAGGGAGCTTCTTCAGAAGCTGAACCCGCGCCAGAGGGAGGCGGTTAGTTACTGCGAAGGCCCGTTGCTGGTGCTGGCGGGCGCCGGGAGCGGCAAGACCCGCGTCCTGGCCCACAAGATCGCCTACCTGATCGCAACGGAGAGGGCGAGGCCGTGGGATTTCCTCGCCGTCACCTTCACGAACAAGGCGGCCAACGAGATGAAGGAGCGGGTAAGGGCCCTTTTGGGAGAGGGGGTAGGGGATATGCAGGTGTCCACCTTCCACTCCTTCGGGCTGCGCTTCCTGTTCAGGAATCGCTCGCACCTGCAGACCGTGGGGCTGCGCGACGGGTTCGCAGTGTTCGACCGAAACGACAGCCGCTCGCTGGTGAGGAACGTGCTTGACAGCCTGGGGCTTGACAAGAAGCAGTTCGAGCCTCCCTCCGTGCTTGAGAGGATATCGATAGTCAAGAACGAGAACAGGGCGGAATCCCCACTTCTGGAAGGGGTCTACGGGGATATATTCGCAGCTTACGGCAAGGAGCTGAGGCGGCAGAACGCGGTCGACTTCGACGACTTGCTGCTGCTTCCGTTGCTGATGCTCACTGAGGATCCGGACCTAAGACGGAAGGAACAGGAGAGGCTGTCCTGGGTGCTCGTAGACGAGTACCAGGACGTCAACAGGCTTCAGTACCTGCTTCTGCGCAGGCTCGTGGGCGCCGGCGAAAGGATAATGGTGGTCGGCGACCCAGACCAGTCGATCTATGGCTGGAGGGGGGCGGACATGGGGATGATCCTGAACTTCGAAAAGGACTTTCCGTCAGCGAAGGTGGTGGTGCTCGACCAGAACTACCGTTCGTCGGGCAACATCCTGGGAGGCGCGAACTACCTGATAGGGGGCAACTCCGCCCGCCGCAAGAAGAACCTGTGGACCTCGCGCGGCATGGGGGAGAAGATACACGTGTTGTTGGGCAGGAGCGAGTACGACGAGGCCGACTTCCTCGTCCGGGAGATTCGCCGCCTTCACGATACGGAGGGGTACGGCTTTGGCGATGTCGCGGTGTTGTACAGGATAAACGCCATGAGCCGGGTTTACGAGCAGAAGTTCCTTGAGGGACGCCTGCCCTATCGCGTGGTCCGCGGGACGGCCTTCTACGAGCGCAAGGAGGTCAAGGACGTGCTGTCGTTCATGCGGGCGGCCGTGAACCCGTCGGACCGGGTCTCCCTCTCGCGCATAGCGAACATTCCGGCAAGGGGCCTGGGGAAGAAATCGCTCGAGAAGGTCCTCTCTTTCATCGAGTCATTCGAGGGCGAAAACCCCGAGGAGCTGTGGAGCGCCGCGTCCTCCTCGAAGGAGATCAGCGGCAGGGCGGGGGAGGGCTTCAGGCAGCTGGGCGGTCACATGCTGGAGATCCTGCGGAGGGCGGAGGACTTGAACAGGGTACTGCTCTACATACTCGAAAACATCGGGTACGAGGCGGAGCTGCAGAAGGCAGATCCGGAGGGGTGGGAGGAGAGAGCGGAGAACATCCGGGAGCTCAGATCCATCGTCCCGACGGGCGGCAGCCTCGCGGAGATGCTGGCGGAGGCTGCTCTTTTCACCGACCTGGAGAGCATGGACCTCGCGGATGGTGCCGCGGTCAACCTGCTCACCCTGCACGCCGCCAAGGGGCTTGAGTTCCCCGTGGTCTTCCTGGTGGGGATGGAGGAGTCGGTCTTTCCGCACTCCAAGTGCATGGATGACAGAGAGAGCATGGAGGAGGAGCGGAGGCTGTGTTACGTGGGCATGACCAGGGCGGAGGAGCGGCTGTACCTGTCCGGCGCTCGCTCCCGCCGCCTGTTCGGCGCGACCCTTCGCAACGGTCTGTCGCGCTTTCTGTGGGAGGTTCCGGACAAGTTCAAGGTCGTTGAGGACAGGGGCGAGGAGGAGTGCCCATATGCTGGTTTCGGCGGTAACAGGAGACGTTGGGGCTGGTAA
- the hypB gene encoding hydrogenase nickel incorporation protein HypB: MNKVVTIQQSVMAEDEKFASSIRDRNARMGLLMVNIIGSPGSGKTTMLERTALQAGLSMAVIEGDLATDRDAERMARLGVPVVQINTRGGCHLQANVVEKAMESLPLDTLDVLFIENVGNMVCPVEFDLGEDFKVAVLSTPEGADKPLKYPYLFTSARAILLTKTDLLPHLSFDMEMFNSDVRKLNPDAPLFMLNSLSGEGVKDWVDFVVLKAREKKANVR, encoded by the coding sequence GTGAATAAGGTTGTCACTATTCAGCAGTCGGTGATGGCGGAGGACGAGAAGTTCGCCTCGTCCATCAGGGACAGGAACGCTCGGATGGGGCTGCTCATGGTGAACATCATAGGCTCCCCCGGGAGCGGAAAGACGACGATGCTGGAGAGGACGGCGTTGCAGGCGGGCCTTTCGATGGCAGTCATCGAGGGCGACCTGGCGACGGATCGTGACGCGGAGCGCATGGCGCGACTGGGGGTGCCCGTGGTGCAGATAAACACGAGGGGCGGGTGCCACCTCCAGGCGAACGTGGTCGAAAAGGCGATGGAGTCCCTGCCCCTGGACACTCTGGACGTGCTTTTCATAGAGAACGTCGGAAATATGGTCTGCCCCGTGGAGTTCGACCTGGGAGAGGACTTCAAGGTGGCGGTGCTGAGCACGCCGGAGGGGGCGGACAAGCCGTTGAAATATCCGTACCTGTTCACCTCGGCGAGGGCGATTCTCCTGACGAAGACCGACCTTCTACCTCATCTTTCGTTTGACATGGAGATGTTCAACTCGGATGTAAGAAAGCTCAACCCGGATGCGCCGCTGTTTATGCTGAACTCCCTGTCGGGAGAAGGGGTGAAGGACTGGGTCGACTTCGTGGTGCTCAAGGCCAGGGAGAAGAAGGCGAATGTCCGCTGA
- a CDS encoding hydrogenase maturation nickel metallochaperone HypA: MHELSLAEAIVSALLKMYEDEGWSGVKRVRLRIGALRQVFPDMLEFAFGTLVKDTPFSDASLEIEEVPLTNRCGECGEPWAEDCASCPSCGSLKRETVTGMELEIHSVEVEAL, translated from the coding sequence ATGCACGAACTGTCGCTGGCCGAGGCGATTGTCTCGGCCCTGTTGAAGATGTACGAGGACGAGGGGTGGAGCGGAGTCAAGAGGGTGCGCCTTCGCATCGGCGCTCTGCGCCAGGTCTTTCCGGATATGCTGGAGTTCGCCTTCGGGACGTTGGTCAAGGATACCCCCTTCTCGGACGCTTCGCTTGAGATCGAGGAGGTCCCGCTGACCAACAGGTGCGGGGAGTGCGGAGAGCCTTGGGCGGAGGATTGCGCTTCATGCCCCTCGTGCGGGTCGCTCAAGCGAGAGACGGTCACGGGCATGGAGCTTGAAATTCATTCAGTGGAGGTTGAGGCGCTGTGA